A part of Denitratisoma oestradiolicum genomic DNA contains:
- the hflK gene encoding FtsH protease activity modulator HflK — translation MSLNDHGWGNKPDGDKKGNGDQGPPDLDELWRDFNRRLSGMFGGKRGGGGNGGGFGGGEMPSLTPRQFGGGVGLLLGLVAVLWIASGFYIVDASQRGVVLQFGRYKETTDPGLRWRMPWPIQSHEVVNLSGVRTVEVGYRGSEKNKVLKEALMLTDDENIVSVQFAVQYLLKSPQDYIFKNRFPDEAVTQAAETAIREVVGKNKMDFVLYEGRDVIAANTTKLMQDILDRYETGIQIRAVTMQSTQPPEQVQAAFDDAVKAGQDRERQKNEGQAYANDVIPRAQGTAARLTEEASGYKSRIVATAQGDASRFKQILVEYARYPEVTRQRMYLETLQQIYSNTSKVMVDAKGQGNLLYLPLDKLMQAASVGVAAQAGPSEPAPASHAPSAPVSNEVPPQLEKAPPVGGSGDNRSRDSLRSRDRGIR, via the coding sequence ATGTCTTTGAACGACCACGGCTGGGGCAACAAGCCGGATGGTGACAAGAAGGGCAACGGAGATCAGGGTCCCCCGGACCTGGATGAACTCTGGCGCGACTTCAATCGCCGGCTGTCCGGAATGTTCGGCGGCAAGCGGGGCGGCGGTGGCAATGGCGGTGGCTTCGGTGGCGGCGAAATGCCCTCCCTGACTCCGCGCCAGTTCGGTGGCGGCGTTGGTCTGCTGCTGGGCTTGGTGGCGGTGCTGTGGATCGCCAGTGGCTTCTACATCGTCGATGCCAGTCAGCGGGGCGTGGTCTTGCAGTTCGGACGCTACAAGGAAACCACCGATCCGGGCCTGCGCTGGCGCATGCCCTGGCCCATCCAGAGCCATGAGGTGGTGAACCTGTCCGGGGTGCGCACCGTGGAGGTGGGCTACCGGGGCTCGGAAAAGAACAAGGTGCTGAAGGAGGCCCTGATGCTGACCGACGACGAGAACATCGTCAGCGTCCAGTTCGCCGTGCAGTACCTGCTGAAGAGCCCCCAGGACTACATATTCAAGAACCGCTTTCCCGACGAGGCTGTGACCCAGGCCGCCGAGACGGCGATCCGCGAAGTGGTGGGCAAGAACAAGATGGACTTCGTGCTCTACGAAGGGCGCGACGTGATCGCCGCCAACACCACCAAGCTGATGCAGGACATTCTGGATCGTTATGAAACGGGCATTCAGATTCGGGCCGTGACCATGCAAAGCACCCAGCCGCCGGAGCAGGTACAGGCCGCTTTCGACGATGCGGTGAAGGCTGGGCAGGACAGGGAGCGGCAGAAGAACGAGGGCCAGGCCTACGCCAACGATGTGATACCGCGTGCCCAGGGCACCGCCGCCCGGCTGACCGAGGAAGCCTCGGGTTACAAGAGCCGCATCGTCGCCACCGCCCAGGGCGACGCCTCGCGCTTCAAGCAGATACTGGTCGAATACGCCCGCTATCCGGAAGTCACCCGGCAGCGCATGTATCTGGAGACGCTGCAACAGATCTACAGCAACACGAGCAAGGTGATGGTGGATGCCAAGGGCCAGGGCAACCTGCTCTATCTGCCCCTGGACAAGCTGATGCAGGCTGCCAGTGTCGGCGTGGCCGCCCAGGCCGGGCCCAGCGAGCCGGCACCAGCCAGTCATGCCCCGTCGGCGCCGGTTTCCAATGAAGTGCCGCCGCAACTGGAAAAGGCTCCGCCGGTGGGGGGGAGCGGTGACAATCGTTCGCGGGATTCCCTGCGTTCCCGGGATAGGGGGATTCGCTGA
- the hflX gene encoding GTPase HflX: MFDRPASGSSSTSGAVLVQLDFGAEDYAERLDELELLATSAGATPLAVVGGKRGSPDPATFAGKGKVAEIGDTARLHGAELIIFNHELSPGQQRNLEKILQIRVVDRTSLILDIFALRARSHEGKLQVELAQLQHLATRLVRGWTHLERQKGGIGLRGPGEKQLETDRRLLGKRVALLKERLRIHERQRAVRRRSRERSEVLSVSLVGYTNAGKSTLFNALTKAGAYAANQLFATLDTTSRRLFVEGAGQIVISDTVGFIRDLPHSLVAAFHATLEETAMADLLLHVVDSASPDRDQQMTAVSRVLEEIGAGGVPQILVWNKIDLSAVEPGIDRGEDDDHGKIRRVRCSARTGAGLALLREALAEVARERNGQPDADAAVPGHCTGYPFNQPGTSSS; this comes from the coding sequence ATGTTTGACCGCCCCGCCTCAGGTTCCTCGTCCACTTCGGGAGCCGTTCTCGTCCAGTTGGATTTTGGCGCCGAGGATTACGCCGAACGCCTGGATGAGCTTGAACTGCTGGCGACCAGCGCCGGTGCCACGCCCCTGGCCGTGGTCGGCGGCAAGCGCGGCAGCCCCGATCCCGCTACTTTCGCGGGCAAGGGCAAGGTGGCGGAAATCGGCGACACCGCCCGGCTGCATGGCGCCGAACTGATCATCTTCAATCACGAGCTGTCCCCGGGCCAGCAGCGCAATCTGGAAAAAATCCTGCAAATCCGGGTGGTGGATCGCACCAGCCTGATCCTGGACATCTTCGCCCTGCGCGCCCGCAGCCATGAAGGCAAGCTTCAGGTGGAGCTGGCTCAGTTGCAGCACCTGGCGACGCGATTGGTGCGGGGCTGGACTCACCTGGAGCGGCAGAAGGGCGGCATCGGCCTGCGTGGCCCCGGCGAGAAACAACTGGAGACCGACCGGCGCCTGCTGGGCAAGCGGGTTGCCCTGCTCAAGGAGCGACTGCGCATCCATGAACGGCAGCGGGCGGTGCGTCGTCGCTCGAGGGAGCGCAGCGAGGTCCTGTCGGTATCTTTGGTGGGCTATACCAACGCGGGCAAGAGCACCCTGTTCAACGCCCTGACCAAGGCCGGTGCCTACGCGGCGAATCAGTTGTTCGCCACCCTGGACACCACCTCCCGTCGCCTGTTCGTGGAAGGCGCGGGGCAGATTGTCATCTCCGATACCGTGGGGTTCATTCGCGACCTGCCTCACTCCCTGGTGGCTGCCTTTCATGCCACACTGGAAGAAACCGCCATGGCGGACCTGCTGCTGCATGTGGTGGATTCCGCCAGCCCGGATCGGGACCAGCAGATGACGGCGGTGAGCCGGGTGCTGGAAGAGATCGGCGCTGGCGGGGTACCCCAGATCCTGGTCTGGAACAAGATCGACCTGAGCGCCGTGGAGCCAGGCATCGACCGTGGCGAGGACGATGACCATGGTAAAATCCGCCGCGTTCGTTGCAGTGCACGAACCGGCGCCGGCCTGGCACTCCTGCGCGAGGCCCTGGCCGAGGTGGCGCGGGAGCGTAACGGACAGCCCGACGCAGACGCAGCAGTGCCTGGTCATTGCACCGGCTACCCATTCAACCAACCCGGAACTTCATCATCGTGA